CAGCGGCGCGAGACCATCGTCGGGGCCGAGCGGCTCGTGCGCGTGCACGTCCGCGTCGGTGTGCGGTTCTTCCTCGTCGAACGGACGATGCCGTGGCGTGGTCGCGGCAGGGGGCGGGGTCTTGTCGTTCAGGTCTCGTTTCAAACGGCGGCACCTTCGGCGGGCGAGTACGCAGTCTTCGGCAGCGGCTTCAGATGCGACGCGAACTGCTCGGATGCCGCGCGCCACGAGAAGCGTTCGGCCCACGCGCGCGCGGTATCGCGTTCGATCTTCAGTGCCTCGAGGCAGGCTTCCTGCAGGTCTTCGTGCATCGCGCCGGCATGGCCCCCGCCGAGCACGTCGATCGGGCCCGTGACGGGATACGCGGCGACCGGCGTGCCGCAGGCGAGCGCCTCGAGCAGCACGAGGCCAAACGTGTCGGTGCGACTCGGGAACACGAACACGTCGGCCGCAGCATACACCTTCGCGAGCTCCGCTTGGGACAGCACGCCCAGATAGTTCGCTTCCGGATAGCGCGACTTCAGCTCCGCGAGCGCGGGACCTTCGCCCGCGACCCATTTCGAGCCGGGCAGGTCGAGGCGCAGGAACGCCTCGACGTTCTTCTCGATCGCGACGCGGCCCACGTACAGGAAGATCGGCCGCGCGGTATTGAGCACCTTCGACTCCATCGGCCGGAAGATATCGAGGTCGACGCCGCGCGTCCACAGCACGACGTTCGTGAAGCCGAACTTCTCGAGGTCCTGCTTCACGACCGGCGTCGGCGCCATCACCGCGAGCGACGGTCCGTGGAACCAGTGCAGGAACTTGTAGGTCGCTGACAGCGGAATGCCGAAGCGCGCCTGTACGTATTCGGGAAAGCGCGTGTGATATGCGGTCGTGTACGGCAGCTTGCGTGCGCGCGCATAGCGTCGCGCGGCGAGGCCGAGCGGCCCTTCGGTCGCGATGTGCAGCGCATCGGGTGCGAACGCATCGATCCGTGCGCGCAGCTTGCGGTACGGCAGGATCGACAGGCGAATCTCGGGGTAGGTCGGGCACGGCACCGTGCGGAATTCCAGCGGCGTCAGCATTTCGACGCGGTGGCCGAGCGCGGTGAGTTCGCGCGTCGTGCTCTTCAGCGTGCGCACGACGCCATTGACCTGCGGTTCCCACGCGTCGGTGACGATCATGATCTTCATCGCGGCATGTGTCCTGTAAGTGGAGTTGTGTCAGGCGGTGGCTTTGGCCTTGCGCGACGGGGCAGCGGACGGCGCGGTGCGCATTGCCGTCCAGTAGATGATCTTCAGTTCGCCTTCCATCGTTTCGACGAGCGCCGACAGGCTTTCGACCCAGTCGCCGTCGTTGCAGTACAGCACGCCGTCGATGTCGCGGATCTCCGCCTTGTGGATGTGCCCGCACACGACGCCGTCGCAGCCGCGGCGGCGTGCTTCGTCGGTCATCACGGTCTCGAACTGCGAGATGAAATTGACGGCGTTCTTCACCTGGTGCTTCAGGTACTGCGACAGCGACCAGTACTGGAAGCCGAGCCGGCTGCGGATCCGGTTGAACCAGCGGTTCAGCACGAGGATCAGCGTGTAGAGCGTGTCGCCGAGGTAGGCGAGCCATTTCGCGTGCTGGATCACACCGTCGAACAGGTCGCCGTGCACGATCCACAAACGTTTGCCCGCGAGCGTCGTGTGGAACGCCTCGCCGCGCACCTGGATGTCGCCGAACGCGAGGTCGCAGAACTGCCGCGCGCCTTCGTCATGGTTGCCCGGGATGTAGACCACCTGCGTGCCCTTGCGCGCCTTGCGCAGGATCTTCTGCACGACGTCGTTGTGCGCCTGCGGCCAGTACCAGCCTTTCTTCAGCTGCCAGCCGTCGATGATGTCGCCGACGAGGTACAGGTATTCCGAGTCGTTGTGACGCAGGAAGTCGAGCAGGTACGGCGCCTGACAGCCGCTCGAGCCGAGATGGATGTCGGACAGCCAGATCGTGCGGTAGCGATGGGCGGACGGTTCGGGGTCGTCATGCTGCGTGGTGTGCGCGGCAGGCGGCTCGTGCGACGAAAGGGCATCGGTTGCGGCCGAGCCGGACAGGAAGGCGGTGACGGCGCGGGCGCCGAGCGGTTGACGAAACAGGGAGGTCGCGGACGTTTTCTGGCCCATGCATGACTCGCGCCGGTTGACAGTACAGGCATTGCGCCATGCGGGCGTGACCTTGCCGTGACAGTCACGAGACGTTCTTATTACTGTCGTTGCTGCGTGTTTAGCAGTGAATGCGGCGGCGTTGCGTAACCTGCCGAACCGACGGCGTTCCGGCTATGGGGCAAGCCGTGCGGGGCGGCCATGCGAGCGTTTTCGCGGCTTTTCGTCTGATGGATGCGACGTGCTGCAGCCGCGCTGGCGCGGGCGGAGCGGCGCGTCAGCGCGGAATCGCGACGACGCGTGTGCGTGCGATGCGGTCGTGCGGGAACTGGCGATCGGCGTGCAGCCGGGCGGCGCCGGCCCACACGACGATCCATGCGGCGGCGAGCGCGAGCGTGACGGGCACCGACAGGCCGAGGAGCGGATGCAGCGAGAGCGGTGGCAGGAACCACAGCCAGCCGAGCGCATAGCGGACGAGCGCATGGCCGGCGTTCAGCGGCCGGCCGCTCGACGATTCGAGCCGCAGCCGCCAGGTCTTCATCGGCAGCGTCTGGCCGCCGTGGGTCCAGAACCACACGAAGTACGCGCCTGCGACGAGTGCGATCCACGCGGCGAGGAGGTTGTGATGGACGAGGCCGTTGCGCTGCTGCGTCGCGAGGCTGAATGCGAGGCCCGCGAAGAACACGACGCCGAACAGCAACACGGCTTCGTACAGCATCGCGGCGAGGCGCCGCCGCACGGATGGCGCGGTGACGGCCGGGGCCTGGCGTGCGGGGGGGCTCGCCACGGCCGCTCAGGAACCCTTGAACATCGACGGCGCGTCGGCCGGCGACACGGGGGTGACGGTAGCCGGCGCGGCGGGCGCGGTGCCGGGCGTGGACGCCGCGGCCGCAGGCGGTGCGCCGGCGCTGGCCGAGGCGGGCACCGGTGCCGGGCTGCTCGCCGGATGCTCGTGCGAATTGACGAGGCGACGCACGTCGCGGTCGGCGCCGGTCGGCGGCGCGCTGACGACGCTCGGCCGGCGGCGGCGCTCGGTCGCGGCGAGGCGCTCCTTCTGTTCTTCAGGCAGTTGCTGGTAGGCCTTCCACGCGCGTTCGCGTGCCTGGGCCGACAGCTCCTTCGCACTCTGGTAATTCTCGCGCGCGACGCGGCGCTGCTCGGGTGTCATTCGTGCCCATTCGGACATCCTGTCCTGCAGCTGCTTCTGCGCATCAGGCGTCAATTTCGCGAAACGCGATGCGATCTTCAGCCATTTGCGCTTGCGGGCGTCGCTGAAGCCGTCCCACTGGTCGGCGAACGGCGCGAGTGCCGCCCGTTGCGCGGGCGTCAGGCGCGCCCACGACAGCGGGCCGTTGGTGGCCGGCAGGGGCAGCGGGGCGAGTTCGGTGGTCAGCCCGGCGGCGGCCGAGCTCGGCGCGGGCGCGCTGCTGGCCGCGGCGGAGACCGTCGCGGGGGGCGGGTTGAATCGGGAATAGGTGGCGACGTAGGAAACGGCGATCGCGATCACGCATCCGAAAAATACGGCCAGGCCGCGTTTCTGACTCACCCGTACGATCCCCTCGTTATTGTCTGTTAGCGCGCGTGCGAAAGATACGCGTTGAACCCGTGATCGAGATACGCGTTGAGCGGCAGGTCGTCGCTGAGCATCGCCGCGTCGATGTCGGCGAGTTCGGCGGTGCGCTGCATGTCTTCCCAGTAGGCGATGCCGACGAGCCCCGCGAGCAGCAGCGCGAGCGGCCACGCGCGCAGCAGGCGGCGCGCGAATGACGCCGGCGGGCGGCTCACGGGCGTCGGCCCATATGCGCCGGCCGCGCCGGCGAAGGCCGGCACGAACACCGGCGCGGTCGCGGCTTCCGGTTTCTTGCGCGCGAGCGCGGCCCGGCGCGCGACGGCCAGACGGTCGGTGGTCGCGGCAGGCAGCGCCGCGGCACGTTCGTCCAGCGCGCGGCGGACCTTCAGCGCGAATTCGTGTTCTCGATTTACGGGAGCGGAGCTCATAGCGTGATTCCTTTGGCCTTGAGCGCTTGCGCCAGGGTGTGGGTGGCTCGCGAGCAGTGCGTCTTGACGCTGCCTTCGGAGCACCCCATTGCGGCGGCAGTCTCGGCGACATCCATATCTTCCCAATAACGCATCAGGAACGCTTCCCGTTGACGCGTCGGAAGTTTCTGGATTTCTTCGTCGATCAGGGCCAGAACCTGCTCCCGCTCGAGGCGATGCTCGGTGCTCTCGACACCCGCGTTGTCGTCTGCGGATTCGAGCGTTTCCAGCGGATCGAAGTCGTCGTCGTCCGTGTTGTTGAGCGACGAGAAGAGCGTGACCCACGTATTGCGGACCTTCTGCCGGCGGAACCAGTCGTGGATCGCGTTCTGCAGGATCCGCTGGAACAACAGGGGCAGTTCGGCCGCCGGCCGGTCGCCGTATTTCTCCGCCAGCTTGATCATCGCGTCCTGCACGATGTCGAGCGACGCGTCGTCGTCACGCACGGCGTATGCAGCCTGCTTGAACGCGCGCCTCTCGACGCCCGCCAGAAAGTCGGCGAGTTCCTTGTCTGATGCCATTCCGTAAAGGTATGCGCTGCGGACTGCGGCGTGTGAAAAAGGTCGAAAAATTTCGTAAAACCCGCGGATGCTAACAAATTTTCGCGCGACTTGGCACCGGTGACGGCGCGGTACGTTGCGCGCGAGCCGCGTCCGCGGCCGGCCGGGCGAGGGGCATGATGCGCTGCGGGATATTTTGCTTGACGGCCCAATCACGACCCGCTATCGTCAATGATTCGCAACATGAAGTGATGGTCTCATTTGAGGCTGGCCCAAGAAGCCCGCCCTTCAAACTGGACGCGCCGCTTGAACCCGAGCCACAAGCCCGGCAGAGAGCACCCGATCAATTTTTTGCCGAAAATTCGAAAGGTCAAAATGAACATGCCCAGCGCGGAATTCTCCACGTCGGAACCCCTTTCCCCTCCCGATAGCGACTCCATCGGCGCCACCGTGCTCATGAAGGCACTGGCCGACGAGAACGTCGAATTCATCTGGGGCTACCCCGGCGGCTCGGTACTCTACATCTACGACGAGCTTTACAAGCAGGACAAGATTCAGCACGTGCTGGTGCGCCACGAACAGGCGGCCGTGCACGCAGCCGATGCGTATGCGCGCTCTACCGGCAACGTCGGCGTCTGTCTCGTGACGTCCGGCCCCGGTGTCACCAATGCGGTGACCGGCATCGCGACGGCCTACATGGATTCGATCCCGATGGTCGTGATCAGCGGCCAGGTGCCGACTGCCGCGATCGGCCAGGATGCATTCCAGGAATGCGATACGGTCGGCATCACGCGTCCGTGCGTGAAGCACAACTTCCTCGTGAAGGACGTGCGCGACCTCGCGGAAACCGTCAAGAAGGCGTTCTACATCGCCCGTACCGGCCGTCCGGGCCCGGTGCTGATCGACATCCCGAAGGACATCTCGAAGACGCCGTGCCAGTACGAGCCGGTCAAGAGCGTGTCGCTGCGGTCGTACAACCCCGTCACGAAAGGCCATTCGGGCCAGATCCGCAAGGCCGTGTCGCTGCTGCTGTCGGCGAAGCGTCCTTACATCTACACGGGCGGCGGCATCATCCTCGCCGACGCGGCGCGCGAACTGAACCAGTTCGCCGACCTGCTCGGCTACCCGGTCACGAACACGCTGATGGGCCTCGGCGGCTATCGCGCGTCGGACAGGAAGTTCCTCGGCATGCTCGGCATGCATGGCACCTACGAAGCGAACATGGCGATGCAGCACTGTGACGTGCTGATCGCGATCGGCGCCCGCTTCGACGACCGCGTGATCGGCGACCCGGCGCACTTCGCGTCGCGTCCGCGCAAGATCATCCACATCGACATCGACCCGTCGTCGATCTCGAAGCGCGTGAAGGTCGATATCCCGATCGTCGGCGACGTGAAGGAAGTGCTGAAGGAGCTGATCGAGCAGTTGCAGACGGCCGAGCATGGCCCCGACACCGAGGCGCTTGCGCAATGGTGGAAGGACATCGAGGGCTGGCGCTCGAAAGATTGCCTGAAGTTCGACCGCGAAAGCGAGATCATCAAGCCGCAGTACGTTGTCGAGAAGGCGTGGGAACTGACGGACGGCAATGCGTTCGTGTGCTCGGACGTCGGCCAGCACCAGATGTGGGCCGCGCAGTTCTACCGTTTCAACAAGCCGCGTCGCTGGATCAATTCCGGCGGCCTCGGCACGATGGGCTTCGGCCTGCCGGCAGCGATGGGCGTCAAGATGGCGCACCCGGACGACGACGTGCTGTGCATCACGGGCGAAGGCTCGATCCAGATGTGCATCCAGGAACTGTCGACCTGCCTGCAGTACGACACGCCCGTGAAGATCATTTCGCTGAACAACCGCTATCTCGGCATGGTCCGCCAGTGGCAGCAGATCGAATACAGCAAGCGCTATTCGCATTCGTACATGGATGCGCTGCCTGACTTCGTGAAGCTCGCCGAAGCGTACGGCCATGTCGGCATGCGGATCGAAAAGACCTCGGATGTGGAGCCGGCGCTGAAGGAAGCGCTGCGCCTGAAGGACCGCACCGTGTTTCTCGACTTCCAGACCGATCCGACCGAAAACGTCTGGCCGATGGTACAGGCCGGCAAGGGCATCACCGAGAT
This window of the Burkholderia cepacia GG4 genome carries:
- a CDS encoding UDP-2,3-diacylglucosamine diphosphatase is translated as MGQKTSATSLFRQPLGARAVTAFLSGSAATDALSSHEPPAAHTTQHDDPEPSAHRYRTIWLSDIHLGSSGCQAPYLLDFLRHNDSEYLYLVGDIIDGWQLKKGWYWPQAHNDVVQKILRKARKGTQVVYIPGNHDEGARQFCDLAFGDIQVRGEAFHTTLAGKRLWIVHGDLFDGVIQHAKWLAYLGDTLYTLILVLNRWFNRIRSRLGFQYWSLSQYLKHQVKNAVNFISQFETVMTDEARRRGCDGVVCGHIHKAEIRDIDGVLYCNDGDWVESLSALVETMEGELKIIYWTAMRTAPSAAPSRKAKATA
- a CDS encoding RNA polymerase sigma factor — encoded protein: MASDKELADFLAGVERRAFKQAAYAVRDDDASLDIVQDAMIKLAEKYGDRPAAELPLLFQRILQNAIHDWFRRQKVRNTWVTLFSSLNNTDDDDFDPLETLESADDNAGVESTEHRLEREQVLALIDEEIQKLPTRQREAFLMRYWEDMDVAETAAAMGCSEGSVKTHCSRATHTLAQALKAKGITL
- a CDS encoding RDD family protein, with the protein product MASPPARQAPAVTAPSVRRRLAAMLYEAVLLFGVVFFAGLAFSLATQQRNGLVHHNLLAAWIALVAGAYFVWFWTHGGQTLPMKTWRLRLESSSGRPLNAGHALVRYALGWLWFLPPLSLHPLLGLSVPVTLALAAAWIVVWAGAARLHADRQFPHDRIARTRVVAIPR
- a CDS encoding DUF3106 domain-containing protein; the protein is MSQKRGLAVFFGCVIAIAVSYVATYSRFNPPPATVSAAASSAPAPSSAAAGLTTELAPLPLPATNGPLSWARLTPAQRAALAPFADQWDGFSDARKRKWLKIASRFAKLTPDAQKQLQDRMSEWARMTPEQRRVARENYQSAKELSAQARERAWKAYQQLPEEQKERLAATERRRRPSVVSAPPTGADRDVRRLVNSHEHPASSPAPVPASASAGAPPAAAASTPGTAPAAPATVTPVSPADAPSMFKGS
- a CDS encoding glycosyltransferase family 4 protein, whose amino-acid sequence is MKIMIVTDAWEPQVNGVVRTLKSTTRELTALGHRVEMLTPLEFRTVPCPTYPEIRLSILPYRKLRARIDAFAPDALHIATEGPLGLAARRYARARKLPYTTAYHTRFPEYVQARFGIPLSATYKFLHWFHGPSLAVMAPTPVVKQDLEKFGFTNVVLWTRGVDLDIFRPMESKVLNTARPIFLYVGRVAIEKNVEAFLRLDLPGSKWVAGEGPALAELKSRYPEANYLGVLSQAELAKVYAAADVFVFPSRTDTFGLVLLEALACGTPVAAYPVTGPIDVLGGGHAGAMHEDLQEACLEALKIERDTARAWAERFSWRAASEQFASHLKPLPKTAYSPAEGAAV
- a CDS encoding DUF3619 family protein; the protein is MSSAPVNREHEFALKVRRALDERAAALPAATTDRLAVARRAALARKKPEAATAPVFVPAFAGAAGAYGPTPVSRPPASFARRLLRAWPLALLLAGLVGIAYWEDMQRTAELADIDAAMLSDDLPLNAYLDHGFNAYLSHAR
- a CDS encoding acetolactate synthase 3 catalytic subunit — translated: MNMPSAEFSTSEPLSPPDSDSIGATVLMKALADENVEFIWGYPGGSVLYIYDELYKQDKIQHVLVRHEQAAVHAADAYARSTGNVGVCLVTSGPGVTNAVTGIATAYMDSIPMVVISGQVPTAAIGQDAFQECDTVGITRPCVKHNFLVKDVRDLAETVKKAFYIARTGRPGPVLIDIPKDISKTPCQYEPVKSVSLRSYNPVTKGHSGQIRKAVSLLLSAKRPYIYTGGGIILADAARELNQFADLLGYPVTNTLMGLGGYRASDRKFLGMLGMHGTYEANMAMQHCDVLIAIGARFDDRVIGDPAHFASRPRKIIHIDIDPSSISKRVKVDIPIVGDVKEVLKELIEQLQTAEHGPDTEALAQWWKDIEGWRSKDCLKFDRESEIIKPQYVVEKAWELTDGNAFVCSDVGQHQMWAAQFYRFNKPRRWINSGGLGTMGFGLPAAMGVKMAHPDDDVLCITGEGSIQMCIQELSTCLQYDTPVKIISLNNRYLGMVRQWQQIEYSKRYSHSYMDALPDFVKLAEAYGHVGMRIEKTSDVEPALKEALRLKDRTVFLDFQTDPTENVWPMVQAGKGITEMLLGSEDL